A section of the Streptomyces sp. V3I8 genome encodes:
- a CDS encoding NAD(P)H-quinone oxidoreductase, with translation MRAITIPEPGGPEALVWDEVPDPVPGEGEVLVEVVAGAVNRADLLQRQGFYDPPPGASPYPGLECSGRIAALGPGTSGWNVGDEVCALLAGGGYAEKVAVPAGQLLPVPQGVDLDKAAALPEVTCTVWSNVFMIAHLRPGETLLVHGGSSGIGTMAIQLAKAVGARVAVTAGSKAKLDFCGELGADVLINYREQDFVEEVRAATDGAGADVILDNMGAKYLDRNVQALAVNGRLAIIGMQGGAKGELNIGALLGKRGAVTATSLRARPAGEKAAIVAAVREHVWPLVAGGRVRPIVDQEVPMSDAAAAHRVLEESGHIGKVLLTLP, from the coding sequence ATGCGAGCGATCACGATTCCTGAACCTGGTGGGCCCGAGGCGCTGGTGTGGGACGAGGTCCCCGACCCCGTGCCCGGCGAGGGCGAAGTGCTGGTCGAGGTGGTGGCCGGCGCGGTCAACCGTGCCGATCTGCTGCAGCGGCAGGGCTTCTACGACCCACCGCCCGGCGCGTCGCCCTATCCGGGGCTCGAATGCTCCGGACGGATCGCCGCGCTCGGGCCCGGCACCTCGGGGTGGAACGTCGGGGACGAGGTGTGCGCGCTGCTCGCGGGCGGCGGGTACGCCGAGAAGGTGGCCGTCCCGGCCGGGCAGCTGCTGCCCGTGCCGCAGGGCGTCGACCTCGACAAGGCCGCCGCGCTGCCCGAGGTGACCTGCACGGTCTGGTCCAACGTCTTCATGATCGCCCACCTGCGTCCGGGCGAGACGCTGCTGGTGCACGGCGGTTCGAGCGGGATCGGCACCATGGCGATCCAGCTGGCGAAGGCCGTCGGCGCGAGGGTCGCCGTCACCGCCGGCAGCAAGGCGAAGCTGGACTTCTGCGGGGAGCTCGGCGCGGACGTGCTCATCAACTACCGCGAGCAGGACTTCGTCGAGGAGGTCAGGGCCGCCACGGACGGGGCGGGTGCCGACGTCATCCTCGACAACATGGGGGCGAAGTATCTCGACCGCAACGTCCAGGCCCTCGCCGTCAACGGGCGCCTCGCGATCATCGGGATGCAGGGCGGGGCCAAGGGCGAGCTGAACATCGGGGCGCTGCTGGGCAAGCGGGGCGCTGTCACGGCGACCTCGCTGCGGGCCCGGCCGGCCGGGGAGAAGGCGGCGATCGTGGCGGCCGTACGGGAGCATGTGTGGCCGTTGGTCGCCGGGGGGCGGGTGCGGCCGATCGTCGACCAGGAGGTGCCGATGAGTGATGCCGCTGCCGCGCATCGGGTGCTGGAGGAGAGTGGGCATATCGGGAAGGTGCTGCTTACGCTGCCCTGA
- a CDS encoding bacterial proteasome activator family protein has translation MEMPRNERSPENPQILVVGQDGMALGGGGDEDSREVPVTEMVEQPAKVMRIGSMIKQLLEEVRAAPLDEASRVRLKEIHASSVKELEDGLAPNLVEELERLSLPFTDDGIPSDAELRIAQAQLVGWLEGLFHGIQTTLFAQQMAARAQLEQMRRALPPGVGGEDEEVDPRAAGGRTGGPYL, from the coding sequence ATGGAGATGCCGAGGAACGAGAGGTCGCCGGAGAATCCCCAGATCCTGGTCGTGGGCCAGGACGGGATGGCTCTCGGTGGCGGTGGAGACGAGGACTCCCGAGAGGTCCCGGTGACGGAGATGGTGGAACAGCCCGCCAAGGTCATGCGGATCGGGAGCATGATCAAGCAGCTGCTCGAGGAGGTGCGTGCGGCACCCTTGGACGAGGCGAGCCGGGTACGGCTCAAGGAGATTCACGCCAGCTCGGTGAAGGAGCTGGAGGACGGGCTCGCTCCCAACCTCGTCGAGGAACTGGAGCGGCTCTCCCTGCCGTTCACGGACGACGGCATCCCCTCCGACGCCGAACTGCGGATCGCGCAGGCGCAGCTGGTCGGCTGGCTGGAGGGCCTCTTCCACGGCATCCAGACCACCCTGTTCGCCCAGCAGATGGCGGCCAGGGCGCAGCTGGAGCAGATGCGCCGGGCGCTGCCCCCGGGCGTCGGCGGCGAGGACGAAGAGGTGGATCCGCGGGCCGCCGGCGGCCGCACGGGCGGTCCGTACCTGTAG
- a CDS encoding protein kinase — protein sequence MSQDGVHGRYVGHSVAGGRYQLRDLLGEGGMASVHLAYDSVLDRQVAIKTLHTDLGREQAFRERFRREAQSVAKLTHTNIVSVFDTGEDDLDGVTTPYIVMEYVEGRPLGSVLDQDIAQQGAMPADKALKITADVLAALEISHEMGLVHRDIKPGNVMMTKRGVVKVMDFGIARAMQSGVTSMTQTGMVVGTPQYLSPEQALGRGVDARSDLYSVGIMLFQLVTGRLPFEADSPLAIAYAHVQETPVAASSVNRSLPPAVDALIARALKKNPNERFVSAESMRDECLRVARSIQPAPPSIVPGVQTSSGAGVASAVFPPVDQSAQAPQGNVQTPYQPGAYGPPTPAAGHTPAPSYGYPQQGGYPTPAQSSAYAPQQGLPTPPPYTMSPHSASGSGGGRKSGMPVVVGSIVVALVAVGGLIAALTMGGGDDDKKKEDVANSARASASEEVSGAGSGHKGPDTTKKIDKTACTEPDESYNDEEKIRVPEFKFKNIDSVKACFQAAGWQYESKTVDENAYGEGTVMSQIPESGSDVDPKSMPKIQLYVSTGDPA from the coding sequence ATGAGCCAGGACGGCGTACATGGCCGGTACGTGGGACACTCGGTCGCCGGCGGGCGCTACCAGCTGCGTGACCTGCTCGGCGAAGGCGGCATGGCCTCGGTGCATCTCGCCTACGACTCGGTGCTCGACCGGCAGGTCGCGATCAAGACACTGCACACCGACCTCGGCCGTGAGCAGGCCTTCCGCGAGCGCTTCCGCCGCGAGGCCCAGTCGGTGGCCAAGCTCACGCACACCAACATCGTCTCGGTCTTCGACACCGGCGAGGACGACCTCGACGGGGTGACCACCCCGTACATCGTCATGGAGTACGTCGAGGGGCGTCCGCTCGGCTCGGTCCTCGACCAGGACATCGCGCAGCAGGGCGCCATGCCCGCCGACAAGGCCCTCAAGATCACCGCGGACGTGCTGGCCGCGCTGGAGATCAGCCACGAGATGGGCCTGGTCCACCGCGACATCAAGCCGGGCAACGTCATGATGACGAAGCGCGGCGTGGTCAAGGTGATGGACTTCGGCATCGCCCGCGCCATGCAGTCCGGTGTGACCTCGATGACCCAGACCGGCATGGTCGTCGGCACCCCGCAGTACCTCTCCCCCGAGCAGGCCCTGGGCCGCGGCGTCGACGCCCGCTCCGACCTGTACTCCGTCGGCATCATGCTGTTCCAGCTGGTGACCGGGCGCCTGCCGTTCGAGGCGGACTCGCCGCTGGCCATCGCGTACGCGCACGTCCAGGAGACGCCCGTCGCGGCCTCCTCGGTCAACCGCTCGCTGCCGCCCGCGGTGGACGCGCTGATCGCCCGCGCGCTGAAGAAGAACCCGAACGAACGCTTCGTGAGCGCCGAGTCGATGCGCGACGAGTGCCTGCGCGTGGCCCGGTCCATCCAGCCCGCGCCGCCGAGCATCGTGCCCGGCGTGCAGACGTCGAGCGGAGCCGGGGTGGCCTCCGCGGTGTTCCCGCCGGTCGACCAGTCGGCGCAGGCACCCCAAGGCAACGTGCAGACGCCGTACCAGCCCGGTGCCTACGGCCCGCCGACGCCGGCGGCGGGGCACACACCCGCCCCCTCGTACGGCTACCCGCAGCAGGGCGGCTACCCGACACCGGCCCAGTCCTCCGCGTACGCCCCGCAGCAGGGCCTGCCGACCCCGCCGCCGTACACGATGTCCCCGCACTCCGCGTCCGGCTCCGGCGGTGGCCGCAAGAGCGGCATGCCGGTGGTCGTGGGCTCGATCGTCGTCGCGCTCGTCGCGGTCGGCGGGCTGATCGCCGCGCTGACCATGGGCGGCGGGGACGACGACAAGAAGAAGGAGGACGTCGCGAACAGCGCCCGCGCGTCAGCCTCCGAGGAGGTGTCCGGGGCCGGGTCCGGCCACAAGGGTCCCGACACGACGAAGAAGATCGACAAGACCGCGTGCACGGAGCCCGACGAGTCGTACAACGACGAGGAGAAGATCCGGGTCCCGGAGTTCAAGTTCAAGAACATCGACTCCGTGAAGGCGTGCTTCCAGGCGGCGGGCTGGCAGTACGAGTCCAAGACCGTGGACGAGAACGCCTACGGCGAGGGCACGGTCATGAGCCAGATCCCCGAATCGGGCTCGGACGTCGACCCCAAGAGCATGCCCAAGATCCAGCTCTACGTGTCGACGGGCGACCCCGCCTGA
- a CDS encoding protein kinase — MAQQQRAQGPSDPEATGGGMSDAPELWGNGGLVGDGRYRLTHRLGRGGMAEVFAAEDVRLGRTVAVKLLRGDLAEDPVSKARFTREAQSVAGLNHHAVVAVYDSGEDVLPHQVVPYIVMELVEGHTIRDLLLNADAPGPEQALIIVSGVLEALAYSHQHGIVHRDIKPANVIITDTGAVKVMDFGIARALHGAQSTMTQTGMVMGTPQYLSPEQALGKAVDHRSDLYATGCLLYELLALRPPFTGETPLSVVYQHVQDIPVPPSEVSDGVPPELDGLVMRSLAKEPDDRFQTAEEMRGLVQYALQMLYDQGGHTGTWNTGPVTVHEGMSTPAAGLAGAAGLPHPGDMGTTQIPSPLLPPGGGDDGGFEGHGNHGSGRGKLWILAVLAVIAIAAGVALALNGGGGDGGGPGTKTSPTASETEKKNTPSKEASDEPTDEETDEDTSTGGNSDYTPSYQPSPTYSPTPTQEKPSDEATTKQPTPTETEEEPTPTEEEPTPTPPAGDDGGANGEPDGGAEGN, encoded by the coding sequence ATGGCACAGCAGCAGCGCGCTCAGGGCCCGTCCGACCCCGAGGCGACTGGCGGCGGTATGTCAGATGCGCCGGAGTTGTGGGGTAACGGCGGGCTCGTCGGGGACGGTCGGTACCGGCTGACCCACAGACTCGGCCGGGGCGGTATGGCCGAGGTGTTCGCCGCCGAGGACGTCCGCCTAGGGCGGACCGTCGCGGTCAAACTGCTCCGCGGCGACCTGGCCGAGGACCCCGTCTCGAAGGCCCGTTTCACGCGCGAGGCCCAGTCGGTCGCCGGCCTCAACCACCACGCGGTCGTGGCGGTCTACGACTCGGGCGAGGACGTGCTCCCGCACCAGGTCGTCCCGTACATCGTGATGGAGCTCGTCGAGGGCCACACGATCCGCGACCTCCTCCTCAACGCCGATGCCCCCGGGCCCGAGCAGGCGCTCATCATCGTCTCCGGGGTGCTGGAGGCGCTGGCTTATTCACACCAGCACGGCATCGTTCACAGGGACATCAAGCCCGCGAACGTGATCATCACCGACACCGGCGCGGTGAAGGTGATGGACTTCGGCATCGCGCGCGCCCTGCACGGCGCCCAGTCGACGATGACGCAGACCGGCATGGTCATGGGCACACCCCAGTACCTCTCGCCGGAGCAGGCGCTCGGCAAGGCGGTCGACCACCGCAGCGACCTGTACGCGACGGGCTGTCTGCTCTACGAACTTCTCGCGCTGCGGCCGCCGTTCACCGGTGAGACCCCGCTGTCGGTGGTCTACCAGCACGTGCAGGACATCCCGGTGCCCCCGTCCGAGGTCTCGGACGGGGTGCCGCCGGAACTCGACGGCCTGGTCATGCGCTCGCTCGCGAAGGAGCCGGACGACCGGTTCCAGACCGCCGAGGAGATGCGCGGCCTCGTCCAGTACGCGCTGCAGATGCTGTACGACCAGGGCGGCCACACCGGTACCTGGAACACCGGCCCGGTCACCGTGCACGAGGGCATGAGCACCCCGGCGGCGGGTCTCGCCGGCGCGGCCGGGCTGCCGCACCCCGGCGACATGGGCACCACCCAGATCCCGTCACCGCTGCTGCCCCCGGGCGGCGGCGACGACGGCGGCTTCGAGGGCCACGGCAACCACGGCAGCGGCCGCGGCAAGCTGTGGATCCTCGCGGTCCTCGCGGTGATCGCGATCGCGGCGGGCGTGGCACTGGCGCTCAACGGCGGCGGGGGCGACGGCGGCGGGCCCGGCACGAAGACGTCGCCGACCGCCTCGGAGACCGAGAAGAAGAACACTCCGAGCAAGGAAGCGTCGGACGAGCCGACGGACGAGGAGACGGACGAGGACACGAGTACGGGCGGCAACTCGGACTACACGCCGTCGTACCAGCCGTCGCCGACCTACTCGCCCACGCCCACGCAGGAGAAGCCCTCGGACGAGGCCACCACCAAGCAGCCCACGCCGACGGAGACGGAGGAGGAGCCGACGCCCACGGAGGAGGAGCCCACTCCGACACCTCCGGCCGGCGACGACGGTGGCGCGAACGGGGAGCCCGACGGCGGAGCCGAGGGGAACTGA
- a CDS encoding pyridoxamine 5'-phosphate oxidase family protein, which yields MPTDPHIAAGLLGRVAHGRVAASVRALPFLAPARHIVADGRVLLRMHGGHGHHLVCAGSVVAYGADNMSCAPAGAERWSVQVVGVCERVEPTADQLARFGPGPLRVDGGPFEPVYLGITPRLTTVQSMGITTEHPAEPIR from the coding sequence ATGCCGACCGACCCCCACATCGCCGCCGGCCTGCTCGGCCGCGTCGCCCACGGCCGGGTGGCGGCCAGCGTGCGCGCCCTGCCCTTCCTGGCGCCGGCCCGCCACATCGTCGCGGACGGCCGCGTCCTGCTGCGGATGCACGGAGGCCACGGCCATCACCTGGTGTGCGCGGGCAGCGTCGTGGCGTACGGCGCGGACAACATGAGCTGTGCCCCGGCGGGCGCGGAGCGGTGGTCGGTGCAGGTCGTCGGCGTGTGCGAGCGCGTCGAGCCGACCGCCGACCAGCTCGCGCGCTTCGGCCCCGGCCCGCTGCGCGTGGACGGCGGGCCGTTCGAACCCGTCTACCTGGGGATCACACCCCGTCTGACCACCGTGCAGTCCATGGGCATCACCACGGAGCACCCGGCCGAGCCCATCAGGTGA
- a CDS encoding response regulator transcription factor has translation MREEGKITVFLLDDHEVVRRGVHELLSMEDGIEVVGEAGTAADALARIPATRPDVAVLDVRLPDGSGVEVCREIRSADESIKCLMLTSYADDEALFDAIMAGASGYALKAIRGDELLSAIRDVAAGRSLLDPEATARVLERLRDGGSPKGDARLAGLTDQERRILDLIGEGLTNRVIGERLHLAEKTIKNYVSSLLAKLGMERRAQAAAYVARMQAGRER, from the coding sequence GTGCGTGAAGAGGGAAAAATCACGGTATTTCTCCTCGACGACCACGAAGTGGTCCGCCGGGGGGTCCATGAGCTGCTCTCCATGGAGGACGGCATCGAAGTGGTCGGCGAGGCCGGTACGGCGGCCGACGCGCTGGCGCGCATTCCGGCCACGCGCCCCGACGTGGCCGTGCTGGACGTCCGGCTGCCGGACGGCAGCGGGGTCGAGGTCTGCCGCGAGATCCGCTCCGCGGACGAGTCGATCAAGTGCCTCATGCTGACGTCCTACGCCGACGACGAGGCCCTCTTCGACGCGATCATGGCGGGCGCCTCGGGCTACGCGCTCAAGGCGATCCGCGGTGACGAACTGCTCTCGGCGATCCGTGACGTGGCGGCCGGCCGGTCCCTGCTCGACCCGGAGGCCACCGCCCGCGTCCTGGAGCGGCTGCGCGACGGCGGCAGCCCCAAGGGCGACGCGCGGCTCGCCGGGCTCACCGACCAGGAGCGCAGAATCCTGGACCTGATCGGCGAGGGGCTCACCAACCGCGTGATCGGCGAGCGGCTCCACCTCGCGGAGAAGACGATCAAGAACTACGTCTCCAGCCTGCTGGCCAAGCTCGGCATGGAGCGGCGCGCGCAGGCGGCCGCCTACGTGGCCCGGATGCAGGCGGGCAGAGAGCGGTGA
- the pdhA gene encoding pyruvate dehydrogenase (acetyl-transferring) E1 component subunit alpha, which yields MTVESTAARKPRRSAGTKRTAAKKPPGAQPDLVQLLTPEGKRVKNGEYDAYVADITPEELRGLYRDMVLTRRFDAEATALQRQGELGLWASLLGQEAAQIGSGRATREDDYVFPTYREHGVAWCRGVDPANLLGMFRGVNNGGWDPNTNNFHLYTIVIGSQTLHATGYAMGVAKDGADSAVIAYFGDGASSQGDVAESFTFSAVYNAPVVFFCQNNQWAISEPTERQTRVPLYQRAQGYGFPGVRVDGNDVLACLAVTKWALERARRGEGPTLVEAFTYRMGAHTTSDDPTKYRADEEREAWEAKDPILRLRAYLEAAHHADEGFFAELETESEALGRRVREVVRAMPDPDRFAIFENVYADGHALVDEERAQFAAYQASFADEGEGKR from the coding sequence GTGACCGTGGAGAGCACTGCCGCGCGCAAGCCGCGACGCAGCGCCGGTACCAAGCGCACCGCTGCGAAGAAGCCGCCGGGCGCCCAGCCGGACCTCGTACAGCTGCTGACCCCCGAGGGGAAGCGCGTCAAGAATGGCGAATACGACGCGTACGTAGCCGACATCACCCCCGAAGAGCTCCGCGGGCTGTACCGCGACATGGTGCTCACCCGGCGCTTCGACGCCGAGGCCACCGCCCTGCAGCGCCAGGGCGAGCTGGGCCTGTGGGCCTCGCTGCTCGGCCAGGAGGCCGCCCAGATCGGCTCGGGCCGCGCCACCCGCGAGGACGACTACGTCTTCCCGACCTACCGTGAGCACGGCGTCGCCTGGTGCCGCGGGGTCGACCCGGCCAACCTGCTCGGCATGTTCCGCGGCGTGAACAACGGCGGCTGGGACCCGAACACCAACAACTTCCACCTGTACACGATCGTCATCGGCTCGCAGACGCTGCACGCCACCGGCTACGCCATGGGCGTCGCCAAGGACGGCGCCGACTCGGCCGTGATCGCGTACTTCGGGGACGGCGCCTCCAGCCAGGGCGACGTCGCTGAATCGTTCACCTTCTCCGCGGTCTACAACGCGCCCGTCGTGTTCTTCTGCCAGAACAACCAGTGGGCCATCTCCGAGCCCACCGAGCGCCAGACCCGCGTGCCGCTCTACCAGCGCGCGCAGGGGTACGGCTTCCCGGGCGTCCGCGTCGACGGCAACGACGTCCTCGCCTGCCTCGCCGTCACGAAGTGGGCGCTGGAGCGGGCCCGCCGGGGCGAGGGGCCGACCCTCGTCGAGGCGTTCACGTACCGCATGGGCGCCCACACCACCTCCGACGACCCGACCAAGTACCGGGCCGACGAGGAGCGCGAGGCGTGGGAGGCGAAGGACCCGATCCTGCGCCTGCGCGCGTACCTGGAGGCCGCACACCACGCGGACGAGGGATTCTTCGCGGAACTCGAGACCGAGAGCGAGGCGTTGGGCAGGCGAGTGCGCGAAGTGGTCCGCGCCATGCCGGACCCGGACCGTTTCGCCATCTTCGAGAACGTGTACGCGGACGGGCACGCGCTCGTCGACGAGGAGCGGGCCCAGTTCGCGGCCTACCAGGCGTCGTTCGCCGATGAAGGGGAGGGCAAGCGATGA
- a CDS encoding alpha-ketoacid dehydrogenase subunit beta encodes MTVEKMALAKAINESLRTALDSDPKVLIMGEDVGKLGGVFRVTDGLQKDFGEERVIDTPLAESGIVGTAIGLALRGYRPVVEIQFDGFVFPAYDQIVTQLAKMHARALGKIKLPVVIRIPYGGGIGAVEHHSESPEALFAHVAGLKVVSPSNAGDAYWMMQQAIHSDDPVIFFEPKRRYWDKSEVNREAIPGPLHKARVVREGADLTLAAYGPMVKVCQEAAAAAQEEGKSLEVLDLRSMSPIDFDSIQASVERTRRLVVVHEAPVFLGTGAEIAARITERCFYHLEAPVLRVGGYHAPYPPARLEDEYLPGLDRVLDAVDRSLAY; translated from the coding sequence ATGACAGTGGAAAAGATGGCGCTGGCCAAGGCGATCAACGAATCGCTGCGCACGGCCCTCGACTCGGACCCCAAGGTCCTGATCATGGGCGAGGACGTCGGCAAGCTCGGCGGTGTGTTCCGGGTGACGGACGGCCTCCAGAAGGACTTCGGCGAGGAGCGGGTCATCGACACCCCGCTCGCCGAGTCGGGCATCGTCGGCACGGCGATCGGTCTTGCGCTGCGCGGCTACCGCCCGGTCGTGGAGATCCAGTTCGACGGCTTCGTCTTCCCGGCGTACGACCAGATCGTCACGCAGCTCGCGAAGATGCACGCGCGGGCGCTCGGCAAGATCAAGCTCCCCGTGGTCATCCGCATCCCGTACGGCGGCGGCATCGGCGCGGTCGAGCACCACTCCGAGTCCCCCGAGGCGCTCTTCGCGCACGTGGCGGGCCTGAAGGTGGTCTCCCCGTCGAACGCGGGCGACGCCTACTGGATGATGCAGCAGGCCATCCACAGCGACGACCCGGTGATCTTCTTCGAGCCGAAGCGCCGCTACTGGGACAAGTCCGAGGTGAACCGCGAGGCGATCCCCGGGCCGCTGCACAAGGCGCGCGTGGTCCGCGAGGGCGCCGATCTGACGCTGGCCGCGTACGGGCCGATGGTGAAGGTCTGCCAGGAGGCCGCGGCGGCCGCGCAGGAGGAGGGCAAGTCCCTCGAGGTGCTGGACCTGCGGTCGATGTCCCCGATCGACTTCGACTCGATCCAGGCCTCGGTCGAGAGGACCCGCCGCCTGGTCGTGGTGCACGAGGCGCCGGTGTTCCTGGGGACGGGCGCGGAGATCGCGGCCCGGATCACCGAGCGGTGCTTCTACCACCTGGAGGCGCCGGTGCTGCGGGTCGGCGGCTACCACGCCCCGTATCCGCCGGCCCGCCTGGAGGACGAGTACCTGCCGGGCCTGGACCGGGTGCTCGACGCCGTCGACCGCTCGCTTGCGTACTGA
- a CDS encoding dihydrolipoamide acetyltransferase family protein → MTTMTETAAGLREFKMPDVGEGLTEAEILKWYVRPGDTVTDGQVVCEVETAKAAVELPIPYDGVVHELCFPEGTTVDVGQVIISVDVGGGAAPAAPAEAPAAAASPAQSVAQSTVPAAGSADTADAAATTAAEEPEAEARKPVLVGYGVSVASTKRRPRRGVPVRQPEAAEPVQRELNGHAAPAAPAAPATRPLAKPPVRKLAKDLGVDLAAVVPSGPDGIITREDVHAAVAPAPVAEPVAAAAPPAPATPAPVRTPAAAPPVPYEGARETRVPVKGVRKATAAAMVGSAFTAPHVTEFVTVDVTRTMKLVEELKQDKDLQGLRVNPLLLISKALLVAIRRNPDINASWDEANQEIVRKHYVNLGIAAATPRGLIVPNIKDAHAKTLPQLAEALGELVGTAREGRTSPAAMQGGTVTITNVGVFGIDTGTPILNPGESAILAVGSIKPQPWVHKGKVRPRQVTTLALSFDHRLVDGELGSKVLADVAAVLEQPKRLITWG, encoded by the coding sequence GTGACGACGATGACGGAGACGGCCGCGGGGCTGCGCGAGTTCAAGATGCCCGACGTGGGCGAGGGGCTGACCGAGGCGGAGATCCTCAAGTGGTACGTCCGGCCCGGTGACACGGTCACCGACGGGCAGGTGGTGTGCGAGGTCGAGACCGCCAAGGCCGCCGTCGAGCTGCCGATCCCCTACGACGGGGTGGTGCACGAGCTGTGCTTCCCCGAGGGGACGACGGTGGACGTCGGCCAGGTGATCATCTCGGTGGACGTGGGCGGCGGAGCCGCTCCGGCCGCGCCCGCCGAGGCGCCCGCGGCGGCGGCTTCCCCGGCGCAGTCCGTGGCGCAGTCCACGGTTCCTGCCGCCGGATCGGCCGACACCGCCGATGCCGCTGCCACTACCGCTGCCGAGGAGCCCGAGGCGGAGGCCCGCAAGCCGGTCCTCGTCGGGTACGGGGTCTCGGTGGCCTCCACGAAGCGACGCCCCCGCAGGGGGGTTCCGGTCCGGCAGCCGGAGGCGGCCGAGCCGGTGCAGCGCGAGCTGAACGGACACGCGGCTCCCGCGGCTCCCGCGGCCCCCGCGACCCGTCCGCTGGCCAAGCCTCCGGTGCGCAAGCTGGCCAAGGACCTCGGGGTCGACCTGGCCGCGGTCGTCCCCTCCGGCCCGGACGGGATCATCACCCGCGAGGACGTGCACGCGGCGGTGGCCCCGGCCCCCGTGGCGGAGCCCGTGGCCGCCGCGGCGCCCCCGGCTCCGGCGACGCCGGCCCCGGTGCGTACCCCCGCCGCGGCCCCGCCCGTCCCGTACGAGGGAGCGCGGGAGACCCGGGTGCCGGTCAAGGGGGTCCGCAAGGCGACGGCGGCCGCGATGGTCGGCTCGGCGTTCACGGCGCCGCACGTCACCGAGTTCGTCACGGTCGACGTGACGCGCACGATGAAGCTGGTCGAGGAGCTCAAGCAGGACAAGGACCTGCAGGGGCTGCGGGTGAACCCGCTGCTGCTGATCTCCAAGGCCCTGCTGGTCGCCATCAGGCGCAACCCGGACATCAACGCCTCGTGGGACGAGGCCAACCAGGAGATCGTGCGGAAGCACTACGTGAACCTGGGCATCGCGGCCGCCACGCCCCGCGGTCTGATCGTCCCGAACATCAAGGACGCCCACGCCAAGACGCTGCCGCAGCTCGCCGAGGCGCTGGGGGAGCTGGTGGGGACCGCCCGCGAGGGTCGCACCTCGCCGGCGGCCATGCAGGGCGGGACGGTGACCATCACCAACGTCGGGGTGTTCGGCATCGACACCGGTACGCCGATCCTCAACCCGGGCGAGTCCGCGATCCTCGCCGTCGGGTCCATCAAGCCGCAGCCGTGGGTGCACAAGGGGAAGGTCAGGCCCCGTCAGGTGACGACGCTCGCGCTGTCCTTCGACCACCGGCTGGTGGACGGGGAGCTGGGCTCCAAGGTGCTGGCGGACGTGGCGGCGGTTCTCGAACAGCCCAAGCGGTTGATCACCTGGGGGTAG
- a CDS encoding D-alanyl-D-alanine carboxypeptidase family protein, with product MKTAIKGLRVRRAAAVVFTTGAVLASGALSTAPAQALTVPTIAAKGGFVMNNGTGTSLYTKAADTRRSTGSTTKIMTAKVVLSQPNLNLDTKVTIQKAYSDYIVANNASSARLIVGDKVTVRQLLYGLMLPSGCDAAYALADKFGAGSTRAARVKSFIGKMNKQARDLGLTNTKFDSFDGIGNGSNYSTPRDLTKIASSAMKSANFRAIVKKKSYTAKTVTKTGGTRTMAAWTNTNGLLSSYSGSIGVKTGSGPEAKYCLVFAATRNGKTVIGTVLASTSITARESDAKKIMNYGFAR from the coding sequence TTGAAAACGGCCATCAAGGGTCTACGGGTTCGCAGAGCTGCCGCAGTGGTCTTCACCACCGGAGCCGTGCTCGCCTCCGGAGCTCTCAGCACGGCACCCGCACAGGCCCTCACGGTTCCCACGATCGCCGCCAAGGGCGGCTTCGTGATGAACAACGGCACGGGCACATCGCTCTACACCAAGGCCGCGGACACGCGCCGCTCCACCGGGTCCACGACGAAGATCATGACCGCGAAGGTCGTGCTGTCGCAGCCCAACCTGAACCTGGACACCAAGGTCACCATCCAGAAGGCGTACAGCGACTACATCGTCGCCAACAACGCCTCGTCGGCCCGCCTGATCGTCGGCGACAAGGTCACCGTCCGCCAGCTCCTGTACGGCCTGATGCTGCCGTCCGGCTGCGACGCCGCGTACGCGCTCGCCGACAAGTTCGGTGCCGGTTCGACGCGGGCCGCCCGCGTGAAGTCGTTCATCGGCAAGATGAACAAGCAGGCCAGGGACCTCGGCCTGACGAACACGAAGTTCGACTCGTTCGACGGCATCGGCAACGGCTCGAACTACTCCACGCCGCGCGATCTGACGAAGATCGCCAGCAGCGCGATGAAGAGCGCCAACTTCCGTGCGATCGTGAAGAAGAAGTCGTACACGGCGAAGACCGTGACGAAGACCGGCGGCACCCGCACGATGGCGGCGTGGACCAACACCAACGGTCTGCTCAGCAGCTACAGCGGCTCGATCGGCGTCAAGACCGGCTCCGGCCCGGAGGCCAAGTACTGCCTGGTCTTCGCCGCCACCCGCAACGGGAAGACGGTCATCGGGACCGTGCTCGCCTCGACGTCCATCACGGCGCGCGAGTCGGACGCGAAGAAGATCATGAACTACGGCTTCGCCCGGTAG